The Nitrospirales bacterium genome includes a window with the following:
- a CDS encoding nodulation protein NfeD: MLASPLHQPFSSPLRNPRLLVLVTYLLCLGFTAGYHPTAHAKTPLVITASYEGVINPVAVEYLQEVLLEAADKQAALLIFQLDTPGGLDTSMRLMVKDINQSSIPVAVYVAPSGGRAASAGVFLTLAAPFAAMAPGTNIGAAHPVAMGGGEMDEVMKEKVENDAVAYIVSIAERRGRNIEWAENAVRKSVSVPAQEALRLGLIDVVSESVQNLLHQLDGKTTSINSQPVTLHTTNARIQHIPMSWRLEVLKALSDPNIAYILMTIGTIGMIAELYNPGAILPGVVGAISLILAFYSLQTLPVNYAGVLLLILGLVMLMLEVMVTSFGLLAIGGVTALILGSLMLIKEGYPFYQLSWSIIIPMVTLLTGFILLIVTFSLKSLKRRTVTGSEGLIGMTGSAKTDLLPSGQIFVHGELWEAISEAPLRAGDPLEVTGIDGLTLHVKPTAPTHPTV, from the coding sequence ATGCTTGCTTCACCATTACACCAACCATTTTCTTCACCCCTGAGAAATCCTCGTCTCTTAGTCCTGGTAACGTACTTGCTCTGCCTTGGTTTCACGGCAGGCTATCATCCAACCGCCCACGCCAAAACTCCGCTCGTGATTACGGCCAGCTATGAAGGCGTGATTAATCCCGTCGCTGTTGAATATCTTCAAGAAGTCCTTCTAGAGGCTGCAGATAAGCAGGCCGCATTACTCATCTTTCAACTTGACACTCCTGGAGGATTGGACACTTCCATGCGTCTTATGGTGAAAGACATCAACCAATCCTCAATCCCCGTCGCGGTCTATGTCGCTCCCTCCGGCGGGCGAGCCGCATCGGCAGGGGTCTTTTTGACCCTCGCCGCTCCTTTCGCGGCAATGGCCCCAGGTACGAATATAGGAGCCGCGCACCCAGTCGCCATGGGAGGCGGGGAGATGGATGAGGTCATGAAAGAAAAAGTCGAAAACGATGCAGTCGCATATATCGTCTCGATCGCCGAGCGTCGAGGACGCAACATCGAATGGGCGGAAAATGCCGTTCGCAAGAGCGTCTCTGTTCCTGCTCAGGAAGCTTTGCGATTAGGACTGATTGATGTCGTGTCAGAGAGCGTACAGAACCTGCTCCATCAGTTGGATGGAAAAACAACCTCCATCAACTCGCAACCGGTCACGTTACATACGACGAACGCCCGAATACAGCACATCCCCATGTCCTGGCGGCTGGAAGTACTCAAGGCATTAAGCGACCCCAATATTGCGTATATTCTCATGACCATCGGCACGATCGGAATGATCGCCGAACTGTATAATCCTGGAGCCATCCTTCCAGGGGTGGTCGGCGCCATTAGCCTGATCCTCGCCTTTTATTCGCTGCAAACGTTGCCAGTGAATTATGCAGGGGTGTTGCTTCTCATCCTTGGTCTCGTCATGTTGATGTTAGAAGTGATGGTCACGAGTTTTGGGCTGTTAGCCATCGGCGGGGTTACCGCCCTTATCCTAGGGTCCTTGATGCTTATTAAGGAAGGCTATCCGTTTTACCAACTCTCCTGGTCCATCATTATTCCCATGGTGACGCTCTTGACAGGATTTATTCTCCTCATCGTCACATTCAGCCTGAAATCGCTCAAGAGACGGACGGTCACCGGGTCCGAAGGATTGATTGGCATGACGGGATCAGCTAAAACGGACCTGCTCCCCAGTGGTCAAATTTTTGTCCACGGGGAACTCTGGGAGGCGATCAGTGAGGCCCCTCTTCGAGCTGGCGATCCCCTTGAAGTCACCGGTATAGATGGGTTAACCCTGCATGTCAAACCCACGGCTCCAACTCATCCCACTGTCTAA
- a CDS encoding tRNA (adenine-N1)-methyltransferase, whose protein sequence is MKRLQAGQRIHLVDKKDRHYALTLKAGDVFQISGEKIAHDELIGKPDGTMVQLSTGKPMVAIYPTLAEYSVKMPRGAQVIYPKDLAMITIWADVYPGARVLEAGVGSGSLTMALLRAVGEKGRVVSYEVREDFAKTAMKNIQRYMGDVPQFTLRQDNIFEGIKEEDVQEGPFDRVVLDLSEPWQVVPHAAQGLRSGGLYLSFVPTIPQVMQTVQALENTQEFGMIDTFETLLRTWNIKGRSVRPDHRMVAHSGFITVARKIEKGVCELRELRADEPETLIMEDQQSDGEWV, encoded by the coding sequence ATGAAACGTCTTCAAGCTGGCCAAAGAATCCATTTAGTCGATAAAAAAGACCGGCATTATGCCTTGACCTTGAAGGCCGGTGATGTATTCCAAATCAGTGGAGAGAAAATCGCTCATGATGAACTCATTGGCAAGCCTGATGGAACGATGGTTCAGCTTTCAACAGGAAAGCCGATGGTCGCCATCTATCCTACCTTGGCCGAGTATTCGGTCAAGATGCCAAGAGGCGCGCAAGTTATTTATCCAAAAGATTTGGCCATGATCACCATTTGGGCTGATGTCTATCCAGGGGCTAGGGTCTTGGAGGCAGGCGTCGGATCAGGTTCATTAACGATGGCGTTGCTGCGAGCCGTTGGTGAGAAGGGACGTGTCGTGAGTTATGAGGTTCGAGAGGATTTTGCCAAAACCGCGATGAAAAATATCCAGCGATACATGGGTGATGTGCCCCAATTTACGCTCAGACAGGACAATATCTTCGAGGGCATCAAAGAGGAAGATGTTCAGGAGGGACCGTTTGACCGTGTGGTGCTTGATCTTTCCGAGCCATGGCAAGTCGTCCCACATGCGGCCCAGGGATTACGGAGCGGGGGGCTGTATTTAAGCTTTGTTCCGACCATCCCGCAAGTCATGCAAACCGTACAGGCTCTGGAAAACACCCAAGAGTTTGGGATGATCGACACGTTTGAGACATTGTTGCGGACATGGAATATCAAAGGACGGAGTGTGCGGCCGGATCATCGCATGGTCGCCCATTCGGGGTTTATAACGGTGGCTCGAAAGATCGAGAAGGGCGTCTGTGAGTTAAGGGAGCTACGGGCGGATGAGCCCGAAACGCTGATCATGGAGGATCAACAGTCAGATGGTGAGTGGGTATAA
- a CDS encoding response regulator: MDTKGKTILIVDDDEDIRELVEITLEDSKYRLLTAEDGEAGLAAIYEYQPDLVILDWVMPKLDGLTVLRQLRKNSFTTGIPVLLLTSEDDTEHQAELRTLGIFAYLQKPFSPLELIHTVEKALAG; the protein is encoded by the coding sequence ATGGACACGAAAGGCAAAACGATCCTTATCGTGGATGACGATGAGGACATACGAGAATTGGTGGAGATCACGCTTGAAGATTCCAAGTATCGTCTGCTGACGGCAGAAGATGGGGAAGCCGGACTTGCCGCAATCTATGAGTATCAACCAGATCTGGTCATCTTGGATTGGGTTATGCCCAAACTTGATGGCTTGACCGTTCTTCGTCAGCTTCGAAAGAATTCTTTTACGACAGGAATTCCGGTTTTGCTCCTCACGAGTGAAGATGACACGGAGCACCAGGCGGAACTCCGAACGCTCGGCATCTTTGCCTATCTGCAGAAACCGTTTAGCCCCTTAGAACTCATTCATACCGTCGAGAAAGCCCTCGCGGGATGA
- a CDS encoding slipin family protein, with the protein MVNPSYVLLLIGFIALVTKGFYVLREYERAVIFRFGRLASGIIGGHGPGVIIILPFIDKLVRVSLRTVTMDVPPQDVITKDNVSVKVNAVIYFRVVEAQKAIVDVEDYYYATSMIAQTTLRSVLGQSQLDDLLSKRDEINADLQRIIDQATEPWGIKVTAVEVKNVDLPHEMQRAIARQAEAERERRSKVIHAEGEYQASQRLADAANVLSQNPAAIQLRYLETMMSIAGDKNSTILFPLPIDILSSFMKSSERTTPDIRQT; encoded by the coding sequence ATGGTGAATCCATCGTATGTATTGCTGTTGATCGGTTTCATAGCCTTGGTCACCAAAGGCTTTTACGTGCTCCGGGAATATGAGCGAGCCGTCATTTTTCGATTTGGACGCCTTGCGAGCGGCATCATAGGCGGCCATGGGCCAGGCGTTATCATCATTCTTCCGTTCATCGATAAACTCGTCCGCGTCAGTCTTCGAACCGTAACGATGGATGTTCCCCCGCAGGATGTCATTACCAAAGACAATGTCTCGGTCAAGGTCAATGCGGTCATCTACTTTCGGGTGGTAGAAGCCCAAAAAGCCATCGTTGACGTCGAAGATTACTATTATGCGACTTCCATGATCGCGCAAACGACCTTGCGGAGCGTACTTGGTCAGAGTCAACTCGATGACTTACTGTCCAAACGCGATGAAATCAATGCCGACCTCCAGCGCATTATCGATCAGGCCACCGAGCCTTGGGGGATAAAGGTGACGGCAGTGGAAGTCAAGAACGTCGATCTTCCACACGAAATGCAACGAGCCATCGCGCGACAAGCGGAAGCGGAACGGGAACGCCGATCAAAAGTCATCCATGCGGAGGGCGAATACCAAGCATCACAACGTCTGGCGGATGCTGCGAACGTGCTCTCGCAAAACCCTGCAGCCATTCAGCTCCGATACTTAGAAACCATGATGAGTATTGCCGGTGACAAGAATTCTACTATACTTTTCCCTCTCCCAATCGATATCCTTAGTTCATTCATGAAATCATCCGAGCGAACGACGCCCGACATCAGACAAACGTGA
- a CDS encoding HD domain-containing protein, with protein sequence MKPSDPKKPHPHQGSVPDDPSFAHDLATQRQLAASRSQLTQYAIDLKTLLRREAKRTRQIERVNQQLKAYARDLKKSYDAEQQKNRELEQAYAETIVRLSLASRYKDEETGGHIERLSHYAKRLALAIGWPMEEAEQLYAAAPMHDVGKIGIPDAVLGKQGPLEEEEWEMVKQHPSLGASLLAGSSSPLLIMAREVAITHHERWDGSGYPYGLQGEAIPLAGRIVMLADHYDALRSRRPYKLAFSHKKTCDVMLNGNDRTKPSHFDPRLLEAFREMHTEFDQIYSRVMEETHDLAL encoded by the coding sequence ATGAAGCCCTCCGATCCGAAAAAGCCGCATCCGCATCAAGGCTCTGTTCCGGATGATCCTTCCTTCGCACACGACCTCGCCACGCAACGTCAATTGGCCGCTTCTCGATCGCAGCTCACGCAGTACGCGATCGACCTGAAAACATTACTGAGGCGAGAAGCCAAGAGGACTAGGCAAATCGAACGGGTCAATCAACAACTCAAGGCCTACGCCCGTGACCTGAAAAAATCCTATGACGCGGAACAACAAAAAAATCGTGAATTAGAGCAGGCTTATGCCGAAACCATCGTTCGCTTGTCATTGGCTTCCCGCTATAAAGATGAGGAAACGGGAGGGCATATAGAACGATTGAGCCATTATGCAAAACGGCTCGCACTTGCGATCGGATGGCCGATGGAAGAGGCTGAACAATTGTATGCCGCAGCCCCGATGCACGATGTCGGAAAAATTGGCATTCCGGACGCCGTCTTGGGGAAACAAGGTCCATTAGAAGAGGAAGAATGGGAAATGGTCAAACAGCATCCCAGCCTCGGAGCCAGTCTCTTAGCCGGTTCCTCGTCGCCTTTATTAATCATGGCTCGGGAGGTGGCGATCACTCACCATGAACGATGGGATGGCAGCGGTTACCCTTATGGATTACAAGGAGAGGCAATCCCTTTGGCGGGTCGTATCGTGATGTTGGCCGATCATTATGATGCGCTGCGTAGCCGGCGCCCGTACAAGCTGGCGTTTTCGCACAAGAAGACCTGCGATGTGATGTTGAACGGAAACGATCGAACCAAGCCCTCTCACTTTGATCCGCGATTGCTCGAAGCCTTTCGAGAAATGCACACCGAGTTTGACCAGATTTATTCCAGAGTCATGGAAGAAACTCACGACCTTGCGCTGTAA
- a CDS encoding rhodanese-like domain-containing protein — MQIKHLMRSLTIIFLLFGLSHVSMAAKHYDLSVQQLKAGLDKAQHPSQKGFILVDVRTPEEHQEGFIPGTDFNIDYRELPQRYRDLGADFDDHIVVYCQSGHRSNIAADTLTKIGYKHVYNVEGSMNAWQAAGFEVDHPR, encoded by the coding sequence ATGCAAATCAAACATCTCATGAGAAGCCTGACAATTATCTTTCTTCTCTTTGGGCTCAGTCATGTCAGTATGGCGGCCAAACATTATGACTTAAGTGTCCAACAATTGAAGGCTGGACTTGACAAGGCTCAGCATCCCTCTCAAAAAGGCTTCATTTTAGTTGATGTACGGACACCCGAAGAACATCAGGAAGGCTTTATTCCTGGAACTGATTTTAACATCGACTATCGCGAATTACCGCAGCGTTATCGAGACCTTGGGGCTGACTTCGATGACCATATTGTCGTCTATTGTCAATCAGGGCACCGAAGTAACATCGCGGCTGACACGTTAACAAAAATCGGCTACAAACATGTCTATAACGTTGAAGGCAGCATGAATGCATGGCAAGCCGCTGGATTTGAAGTTGATCACCCTAGATAA